The window CCCGCCGCTGATCGAGTATATCGTGGACGATGCCGTGCGGCAGCCCATCACCACCGAACTGCTCGGCCGCGAATGGGTCGGCCACGGCCCCGATCGCGCCAGCCAGGCGGCCCACTGGGACAACTTCATCGAGCTCTGGTATCGCATGGGCTATGACTTCGTGCGGCTGGAGATCGGGTTCGATTTCCCACGGCGCCGGATCGCCGGCGAGGACCCGACCAAGCTCGGCAGCCAGCGCGGCTGGGCGGACGAGCACCGCGGCACCATCGCCTGCTGGGCCGACTTCGAGAACTACCCCTGGCCGGATATCGAGGACTTTGACTTCTTCCCCCTCGAATACGTTACGACCCATCTGCCCGCGGGCATGGGCTTCATCACCAATCACGCCGGCGGGCCGTTCGAGATCGTCAGTCAGGTATTGTCGCTGGAGGGGTTATGTGTCGCCCTCTATGATGCGCCGGACCTGGTTGACGCGGTGTGTGCGCGGGTGGGCGAGCTGATGGAATCGTTCTACCGCCACATCGTTGATCTTCCCAACGTCATCGCCCTTTTCCAAGGTGATGACATGGGCTTCCGCTCGGCGACGTTGGTCTCCCCCGAGGTCCTGCGCCGGCTCTTCCTGCCGTGGCACGCGCGCTTCGCGCGCATCGCCCACGACCAGGGGATACCGTACTTCCTGCACTCCTGCGGTGACGTTTCGGCGATCATGGAGGACCTTATCTCCGTGGTCGGCATAGATGGAAAGCACTCTTTCGAGGACGCCATCTTGCCCGCGCCCGAGTTCCAGGCGCGCTACGGCG is drawn from Armatimonadota bacterium and contains these coding sequences:
- a CDS encoding uroporphyrinogen decarboxylase family protein — encoded protein: MPDPVVPLRNPAPDCERFIRVLMGEEKAERPPLIEYIVDDAVRQPITTELLGREWVGHGPDRASQAAHWDNFIELWYRMGYDFVRLEIGFDFPRRRIAGEDPTKLGSQRGWADEHRGTIACWADFENYPWPDIEDFDFFPLEYVTTHLPAGMGFITNHAGGPFEIVSQVLSLEGLCVALYDAPDLVDAVCARVGELMESFYRHIVDLPNVIALFQGDDMGFRSATLVSPEVLRRLFLPWHARFARIAHDQGIPYFLHSCGDVSAIMEDLISVVGIDGKHSFEDAILPAPEFQARYGDRIATLGGVDLNTLAAASPQRVRAYTRSLISACAPRRRFAIGSGNSIPSYIPVENYLTMLDTALTYEAGGNQ